From a single Natronorubrum tibetense GA33 genomic region:
- a CDS encoding DsrE family protein: MVNAAIVVLAGTESHSDTGRLVNGLEAAREFAENEDDELELIFDGAGTQWIEELEDEDHDYHDLYRSVKDEAAVCDYCASAFDADAAVEDAGIVQIDENDGHPSIRSLVSDDYEIITF, encoded by the coding sequence ATGGTAAACGCAGCGATCGTCGTTCTGGCGGGTACCGAATCGCACAGTGACACCGGTCGGCTGGTCAACGGTCTCGAGGCGGCGCGGGAGTTCGCCGAGAACGAAGACGACGAACTGGAACTCATCTTCGACGGCGCCGGCACGCAGTGGATCGAAGAACTCGAGGACGAGGACCACGACTATCACGACCTCTACCGGTCCGTAAAGGATGAAGCGGCCGTCTGTGACTACTGTGCCAGCGCGTTCGACGCCGACGCTGCCGTCGAGGATGCGGGGATCGTCCAGATCGACGAGAACGATGGACATCCCAGCATTCGGTCGCTGGTCAGCGACGATTACGAGATCATCACGTTCTGA
- a CDS encoding glycoside hydrolase family 15 protein, protein MHEYPPIESYGVVGNLETCALVAPDGSVDWFPFPHLESPSIFAAILDTDRGGRFRIAPTDSFETSRRYVDDTNVLETTFHADEGTATVTDFLPPAGQVDHPKKVIYRKVDCTDGVVDLAVDLEPRFDYGRAEMSIESVENGILAEGGEERTLLESPVDLAIEDGRITGEFSLEAGETAWFLLRCTGAEDANTDPEAALEETIEYWTDWAHTCDPGDDCAFEGPWHDHVVRSELVLKLLTHAESGAIAAAPTTSLPEDIGGVRNWDYRFNWLRDAGFTVQALMNLGTAEEANDYVDWFMDLCQADDPEAIQPLYGLHGESDLKEREIEGFEGYRSSSPVRIGNGAADQRQLDIYGELLLAVDEMCQHGRTLDDDEWATIRGIVEYVREVWDEPDAGIWEVRGGDEHFVYSKVLCWVALDRGIAIATDGDHDAPLEDWQETRERIRDNVLENGYDEDVGAFVQSYGSDALDATGLLLPVVGFLPFDDDRVQGTIDATERELLEDDVFVKRYDGDDGLPGDEGAFVLCSCWLIDALALSGRVEEAESRFETLLSYLNPLGLVAEEIDTETGAHLGNFPQAFSHIGIVNSALYLGFARGHETRGPPPMGIRLGEPVVSSGE, encoded by the coding sequence GTGCACGAGTACCCACCGATCGAATCCTACGGCGTCGTCGGCAACCTCGAGACCTGCGCGCTCGTCGCGCCTGACGGTTCGGTCGACTGGTTTCCGTTCCCGCACCTCGAGTCGCCGAGCATCTTCGCCGCGATCCTCGATACGGACCGGGGCGGTCGGTTTCGGATCGCGCCGACCGATTCCTTCGAGACGAGTCGGCGCTACGTCGACGACACGAACGTCCTCGAGACGACCTTCCACGCCGACGAGGGAACCGCGACAGTGACGGACTTCCTGCCCCCGGCCGGCCAGGTCGACCACCCGAAGAAGGTCATCTATCGCAAGGTCGACTGTACGGACGGCGTCGTCGACCTCGCGGTCGACCTCGAACCGCGGTTCGATTACGGACGCGCGGAGATGTCGATCGAGTCAGTCGAGAACGGGATTCTCGCCGAGGGCGGGGAGGAACGGACGCTGCTCGAGAGTCCAGTCGATCTCGCGATCGAAGACGGCCGGATCACCGGCGAGTTCTCGCTCGAGGCCGGCGAGACGGCCTGGTTCCTGCTCCGGTGTACGGGTGCCGAGGACGCGAATACGGATCCGGAGGCTGCGCTGGAAGAGACGATCGAATACTGGACCGACTGGGCCCACACTTGCGATCCCGGGGACGACTGCGCGTTCGAGGGACCGTGGCACGATCACGTCGTCCGTTCCGAACTCGTCCTCAAACTCCTCACGCACGCCGAATCGGGGGCGATCGCCGCCGCACCGACCACCTCGCTGCCGGAGGATATCGGCGGCGTTCGAAACTGGGATTACCGGTTCAACTGGCTCCGGGACGCCGGCTTCACCGTGCAGGCCCTGATGAACCTCGGCACCGCCGAGGAGGCGAACGATTACGTCGATTGGTTCATGGACCTCTGTCAGGCGGACGACCCCGAAGCGATTCAACCGCTGTACGGCCTCCACGGCGAGTCCGACCTCAAGGAGCGGGAAATTGAGGGGTTCGAGGGCTATCGCAGTTCCTCCCCGGTCCGAATCGGGAACGGCGCCGCGGACCAGCGACAGCTCGACATCTACGGCGAACTGCTGCTTGCCGTCGACGAGATGTGCCAGCACGGCCGGACGCTGGACGACGACGAGTGGGCGACGATCCGCGGTATCGTCGAGTACGTTCGCGAGGTCTGGGACGAACCGGACGCGGGTATCTGGGAAGTCCGCGGCGGGGACGAACACTTCGTCTATTCGAAGGTGCTGTGCTGGGTCGCGCTGGACCGTGGCATCGCGATCGCGACCGACGGCGACCACGACGCGCCGCTGGAGGACTGGCAAGAAACCCGCGAACGGATTCGGGACAACGTCCTCGAGAACGGCTACGACGAAGACGTCGGTGCGTTCGTCCAGTCCTACGGGTCGGACGCGCTCGACGCGACGGGACTGTTACTTCCCGTCGTCGGCTTTCTCCCGTTCGACGACGACCGCGTGCAGGGAACGATCGACGCGACCGAGCGGGAGCTACTCGAGGACGACGTGTTCGTCAAGCGGTACGACGGCGACGACGGCCTCCCGGGAGACGAAGGGGCGTTCGTCCTCTGTTCGTGCTGGCTGATCGACGCGCTCGCGCTCTCCGGACGCGTCGAGGAAGCCGAGTCCCGATTCGAGACGCTACTCTCGTACCTGAATCCGCTGGGACTCGTCGCGGAAGAGATCGATACGGAAACCGGCGCTCACCTCGGGAACTTCCCGCAGGCGTTCAGTCACATCGGGATCGTCAACAGCGCGCTCTACCTCGGTTTCGCGCGGGGCCACGAGACGCGTGGACCACCGCCGATGGGGATTCGGCTCGGCGAGCCGGTGGTCTCGAGCGGCGAGTAA